The following proteins come from a genomic window of Terribacillus aidingensis:
- a CDS encoding lipoate--protein ligase — protein MRFIDNEGITDPRINLAIEEYVLKNFGKDDTYLLFYINEPSIIIGRNQNTIEEINTKYVDDNGIKVVRRLSGGGAVYHDMGNLNFSFITQDDGNSFQDFAKFTKPVTDALNKLGVPAELKGRNDLLVGERKISGNAQFSTRGLMFSHGTLMYDSEIEHVVSALKVKKEKIESKGIKSIRSRVANISEFMENKIPMEEFKDILLRYIFDVEDTKDVPRYKLTEEDWKAIHKISEERYQKWEWNYGKSPSFNIQQTHKFPSGNVDIRLDVKNGIIEQIRVFGDYFGVGEVGELEEKLKGVRYERESIQQALADVNVSHYLGKIEKDDFIDLMY, from the coding sequence TTGCGTTTTATCGATAATGAAGGTATTACAGATCCGAGGATTAACCTTGCGATCGAGGAGTATGTCCTGAAAAATTTCGGCAAAGACGATACATATTTGCTTTTCTATATCAATGAACCATCCATCATCATCGGCCGGAATCAGAACACGATTGAAGAAATCAATACAAAGTACGTAGACGATAATGGCATCAAGGTCGTACGCCGCTTATCCGGAGGCGGAGCTGTATACCATGACATGGGTAATTTGAATTTCAGCTTTATCACACAGGACGACGGTAACAGCTTCCAGGATTTCGCCAAATTCACTAAGCCGGTTACGGATGCATTGAACAAGCTTGGTGTACCAGCAGAATTGAAGGGGCGGAATGACTTGCTTGTAGGTGAACGCAAAATTTCCGGGAATGCGCAATTCTCCACACGCGGTTTGATGTTCAGTCATGGTACATTGATGTATGATTCGGAAATCGAACATGTTGTATCAGCTTTGAAGGTGAAGAAGGAGAAAATCGAATCCAAGGGAATTAAATCTATTCGCAGCCGTGTAGCGAATATTTCGGAGTTCATGGAAAATAAAATTCCTATGGAAGAATTCAAGGATATCTTGCTTCGTTATATCTTCGATGTGGAGGATACGAAGGATGTACCCCGTTACAAGCTGACAGAAGAGGATTGGAAAGCAATCCACAAAATCAGCGAAGAACGGTATCAGAAGTGGGAATGGAACTACGGTAAATCACCTAGCTTCAATATTCAGCAAACACATAAATTCCCATCAGGCAATGTGGATATCCGCCTGGATGTAAAGAACGGAATCATCGAGCAGATCCGTGTCTTCGGTGACTACTTCGGTGTCGGCGAAGTCGGTGAACTCGAAGAAAAACTGAAAGGTGTCCGTTATGAGCGCGAGTCGATTCAGCAAGCGCTGGCGGATGTGAATGTGAGCCATTACTTAGGTAAGATCGAGAAAGATGACTTTATTGATCTTATGTACTGA
- a CDS encoding MBL fold metallo-hydrolase, with the protein MKLTVIGFWGAYPGRESASSCYLVEKDGYALLLDCGSGALSRMPAFIDPKELNAVVVSHYHPDHIADIGALQHVWQVQNSLKGTDDVLPIYGHEEDDAGFQSLKHKFTEGIAYKLDEILSIGPFVITFMKTKHPVPCYGMRISDGFSDIVYTADSSYLEEWAEFSKDADLLITDCNFYQHQDGESAGHMNSLQVGGIAERAGVKNLFLSHLPHFGEHRQLLEEASSVYSGKVKLAYEGLTWEG; encoded by the coding sequence ATGAAATTGACAGTTATAGGATTTTGGGGAGCTTATCCGGGCAGGGAAAGTGCCAGCTCTTGTTATTTAGTGGAGAAGGACGGCTATGCTCTGCTGCTGGATTGCGGAAGCGGTGCGTTATCGCGGATGCCAGCTTTCATTGATCCGAAGGAATTGAATGCGGTTGTCGTAAGTCATTATCATCCTGATCACATAGCGGACATTGGTGCTCTGCAGCATGTTTGGCAAGTACAAAACAGCTTGAAAGGAACAGATGATGTGCTGCCGATTTATGGCCATGAAGAGGACGATGCAGGCTTCCAGAGCTTAAAACATAAATTCACCGAAGGGATTGCCTATAAGCTGGATGAGATTCTTAGCATAGGTCCTTTCGTGATTACTTTCATGAAAACGAAGCATCCAGTGCCGTGCTATGGTATGCGGATTTCAGATGGTTTTTCCGACATTGTTTATACAGCTGATTCCAGTTACTTAGAGGAATGGGCGGAGTTCAGCAAGGATGCAGATCTGCTTATCACCGATTGCAATTTCTATCAGCATCAGGATGGGGAATCTGCCGGTCATATGAACAGTCTGCAGGTAGGCGGCATTGCGGAGCGAGCTGGTGTGAAAAATCTCTTCCTCAGTCATCTGCCGCATTTTGGAGAACACAGGCAGCTGTTGGAGGAAGCAAGCAGCGTATACAGCGGAAAAGTAAAGCTCGCATATGAGGGGCTGACTTGGGAAGGGTAA
- a CDS encoding M48 family metalloprotease: MKRVLLAYIIYLLAVWIFFPFIYTEWNADVSTYASIGHAVYFSRLPLLPLFLYAVWTNDNLQKTTAAMEQRLPKLVATAGYMLMLTVFYGIVQLPFRLTGYWNARQAQISVQNFGDWAGEYVLSLVLFYLAVTAVVFVSQILMKRFRKSWWILLWILLVPSAIFIVYVQPMWIDPLYEDFYHLPDGELRTEIEQLTSEAGIPDATLLEVDQSAKTVTYNAYVTGLFGSARVVLYDTTVDGLAQDEVLFIVAHEIGHYVLHHVYWGTAGFLVLGFVLLWVTKRLSDKFLAKRQIRAHQLRAVPLLLLIISSLQFASEPVSLYVSREMERQADAYALEHAPNTEAGIRMFQNMQQVSKGDPNPWPLFEWLRSTHPSNQERIETIESYQENR, from the coding sequence ATGAAACGGGTACTTCTTGCTTATATTATCTATCTTTTAGCTGTCTGGATTTTCTTTCCATTCATCTATACAGAATGGAATGCGGATGTAAGCACATATGCAAGTATCGGTCATGCAGTCTATTTTTCCAGGCTGCCGTTATTACCGCTATTCCTTTATGCAGTTTGGACGAATGATAACTTGCAGAAAACCACTGCTGCCATGGAACAGCGACTGCCTAAACTAGTCGCAACAGCTGGATATATGCTCATGCTGACTGTCTTCTACGGGATCGTTCAGCTGCCATTCCGATTGACGGGTTATTGGAATGCGCGCCAAGCACAGATCAGTGTCCAGAACTTCGGAGACTGGGCAGGAGAATACGTGCTGAGCTTAGTTCTCTTTTATTTAGCTGTCACCGCAGTTGTTTTTGTATCACAGATTCTAATGAAAAGATTCCGTAAAAGCTGGTGGATACTTCTATGGATTCTGCTTGTACCAAGTGCGATTTTCATCGTTTATGTCCAGCCGATGTGGATTGATCCGCTTTATGAAGATTTCTATCACCTTCCTGATGGGGAGCTGCGTACGGAGATCGAGCAGCTGACTAGTGAAGCAGGAATTCCAGATGCGACACTTCTGGAAGTTGATCAAAGCGCAAAAACGGTTACGTATAATGCATATGTAACGGGATTGTTCGGCAGTGCTCGTGTGGTGCTGTATGATACGACAGTGGATGGCTTGGCTCAAGACGAAGTGCTTTTCATCGTCGCCCATGAAATCGGCCATTATGTGCTGCATCATGTATATTGGGGAACGGCGGGTTTTCTTGTTCTTGGTTTTGTCCTCCTATGGGTGACCAAAAGATTGTCAGATAAGTTTTTGGCTAAAAGACAGATACGAGCTCATCAGCTGCGTGCGGTGCCGCTCTTACTGCTTATTATCAGCTCGCTGCAATTTGCGAGCGAGCCTGTGTCACTTTATGTGTCGCGGGAAATGGAGCGGCAGGCAGATGCTTATGCACTTGAGCATGCACCTAATACTGAAGCAGGCATTCGAATGTTTCAGAATATGCAGCAGGTTTCCAAAGGTGATCCGAATCCATGGCCGCTGTTCGAATGGCTGCGTTCCACACATCCATCCAATCAGGAGCGTATCGAAACTATAGAATCTTATCAGGAAAACAGGTAG
- a CDS encoding TVP38/TMEM64 family protein, whose protein sequence is MVLGFGWNDLMEMFRNGTWDEYVKSLLDRYENLGPIPGILLPFLEAFLPFLPLVVFVLTNTVAYGLLWGFLYSWIGTSLGAITVFWLIRRYRHARVINWLRHNKQVNRITEWLDRHGFGPLFLLLCFPFSPSAIINVVAGLSRISVQQFALAVFLGKALMIFSIAYVGDSLTSFAENPIKTVVVAVAIILFWMVGKYVEGRLKKKNEKQEQSHKD, encoded by the coding sequence ATGGTCTTAGGCTTTGGTTGGAACGACTTAATGGAAATGTTCCGCAATGGAACTTGGGACGAATATGTGAAGTCCCTGCTTGATCGATATGAGAATCTGGGTCCTATACCCGGCATTTTGCTCCCCTTTCTGGAAGCATTCCTGCCGTTTTTGCCGCTTGTTGTCTTCGTGCTGACGAACACCGTGGCGTACGGCCTGCTATGGGGCTTCCTATATTCGTGGATCGGTACGTCACTTGGTGCAATCACTGTTTTCTGGCTGATACGTCGGTATCGGCATGCACGGGTAATCAATTGGCTGCGGCATAACAAACAAGTAAATCGAATAACCGAATGGCTGGATCGACATGGTTTTGGTCCGTTATTCTTACTTTTATGCTTTCCATTTTCGCCCTCGGCTATCATCAATGTAGTAGCCGGATTATCGAGAATCAGTGTGCAGCAATTCGCTTTGGCGGTATTTCTCGGTAAAGCGCTGATGATTTTCTCAATTGCTTATGTCGGTGACAGTCTGACCTCCTTTGCGGAGAACCCGATCAAGACTGTAGTCGTAGCTGTTGCAATCATCCTGTTCTGGATGGTGGGTAAATACGTGGAAGGAAGATTGAAGAAGAAGAACGAGAAGCAGGAACAGTCACATAAGGATTAA
- the addB gene encoding helicase-exonuclease AddAB subunit AddB, with product MGVRFIIGRSGAGKSRACLDEIAAKLKSDPMGSNIFYLVPDQMTFQQEQALIRQTGVEGSIRAQVYSLSRLAWYVLQETGGATKQFITSTGIQMMLRKITEERKSDWNVFQKAIEKNGFMGQLESMITELKRYRVTPELLHAQIREMEQFQQQHSPEVTLRDKLEDISYIYDRLTALLRDKYIDSEDQLHLLASKIPLSRSVKGSEIYLDGFHQFTPQELEVIGALMTEAEQVTVTLTLDGANRQDVDELDLFARTHETFLQIKQTAQERNVPVTSIEQLNPADGRFGHNPAFLHLEKHLETRPAPSLKQEVPITLAQAVHPRAEVEGAAQEIVKLVREKGYRYQDIALLLRQADVYHELIETVFADYHIPVFIDQKKPMIHHPLLELIRSGMEVVDGNWRYEAVFRVLKTGFIPSTDEVYPLTEEAIDELENYCLEYGIRSRDRWLQKEDWIFQRFRGFDTTRQTDKELETQKRINHYRRQVADAMKKFDRKLREGKTFRERSIAVYNWLEQLKVPQRLEEMQVIFDDRGELERAREQDQVWDSVLQLLDEAVEIVGDERVSLQVFRHTMETGFESLEFAHIPPSLDQVIVGTIDHSKVSGLKCAFLLGVNEGVWPMKPKPDGLISEEDREVLAVYGLQLAAGSKRQLLDESFYMYLAFTAASERLWVSYPISDQEGKAKMASSLVQRMKDLFDWCCDERMLQDPEDSLDTARFVATIDQSRSALTTQLARKMRGYPVHPVWDSVLNWFISHEGAEELTGRILQSLFYRNETEDLAEETKEQLFPKKVKASVSRLETYYRCSYQHFAKYSLGLENRRTYKLDAPDIGQLFHEALKQITDWVQLEGRNYAQLNKEDATGYAKRAMGNLAPVLQNQILHSSNRFKYIQQKLQEIIARAAYTLSEQARQSKFSPVGLELDFGENQTLPPIEITLPNGYDVQLRGRIDRVDKAIDQEDLFLRIIDYKSSSKALNLTEVYYGLALQMLAYLDVVLSHSEQWLGLKATPAGVLYFHVHNPLISQSSRSHVDIEDEIFKKFKMQGILLENESVARMMDTSLESGMSKIIPAGLKKDGAFRAGSQTADQDTFHALQQHTRFLMEQAGLDITNGGVHLNPYRHHDRSACTFCDFKAVCQFDASLAGNKYRAIKDMKDEDVLNSIKKEVERHGKVD from the coding sequence ATGGGTGTACGTTTTATCATCGGCCGGTCCGGAGCAGGGAAAAGCCGTGCATGTCTCGATGAGATTGCAGCTAAATTAAAAAGTGATCCGATGGGATCGAATATATTTTATCTGGTTCCGGACCAGATGACCTTTCAGCAGGAGCAGGCGCTGATCAGGCAAACCGGTGTAGAAGGAAGCATCCGTGCACAGGTATACAGTCTATCGCGGCTGGCTTGGTATGTCCTGCAGGAGACAGGCGGCGCAACCAAGCAGTTCATTACCTCGACAGGCATTCAGATGATGCTTCGGAAGATTACCGAGGAACGTAAATCTGACTGGAATGTTTTCCAGAAAGCGATCGAGAAGAACGGCTTTATGGGGCAGCTGGAAAGCATGATCACAGAGCTGAAGCGCTATCGTGTTACGCCGGAGCTTCTGCATGCCCAAATTCGGGAGATGGAGCAGTTCCAACAGCAGCACTCCCCTGAAGTTACACTTCGGGATAAGCTGGAGGATATCAGCTACATTTACGATCGTCTGACCGCGCTGTTACGGGACAAGTATATTGACAGTGAGGACCAGCTGCATTTGCTGGCATCAAAAATACCATTGTCGCGTTCTGTCAAAGGGTCAGAGATTTACCTGGATGGGTTCCACCAATTCACGCCGCAGGAGCTGGAGGTAATCGGTGCATTAATGACAGAAGCGGAGCAAGTGACAGTGACACTCACATTGGACGGGGCAAACCGCCAGGATGTGGACGAGCTGGATTTGTTTGCACGCACGCATGAAACATTCCTTCAAATTAAACAGACAGCGCAGGAAAGAAATGTACCAGTCACTTCTATCGAGCAGCTCAACCCTGCCGATGGTCGTTTCGGACATAACCCTGCCTTTCTGCATTTAGAGAAGCATTTAGAGACGCGTCCAGCACCATCATTGAAGCAGGAAGTACCAATCACTTTGGCACAGGCAGTCCATCCAAGAGCAGAAGTCGAAGGTGCGGCACAGGAGATTGTCAAGCTCGTACGGGAGAAAGGCTACCGTTATCAGGATATTGCTTTGCTTCTCAGACAGGCAGATGTATATCATGAGCTGATTGAAACAGTATTTGCGGATTATCATATCCCTGTTTTTATTGACCAAAAGAAGCCTATGATTCATCACCCGCTGCTGGAACTGATTCGATCAGGGATGGAAGTCGTTGACGGGAATTGGCGTTATGAGGCTGTATTCCGTGTTTTAAAGACCGGATTCATACCATCGACTGATGAGGTTTATCCACTGACTGAGGAAGCAATTGATGAATTGGAGAATTATTGTCTTGAATATGGTATTCGCTCCAGAGATCGCTGGCTGCAGAAAGAAGACTGGATTTTTCAGCGGTTCCGCGGGTTTGATACGACACGGCAAACCGATAAGGAACTGGAAACGCAGAAACGGATCAATCACTATCGCCGTCAAGTAGCGGATGCGATGAAGAAATTTGATCGGAAGCTGCGGGAAGGCAAGACATTCCGTGAGCGCTCGATTGCGGTTTACAATTGGCTGGAACAGCTAAAGGTACCGCAGCGCCTGGAGGAAATGCAAGTCATTTTCGACGATCGCGGGGAGCTGGAAAGAGCAAGGGAACAGGATCAAGTATGGGATAGCGTACTTCAGCTGTTGGATGAAGCGGTGGAGATTGTCGGGGATGAGCGTGTTTCCCTGCAAGTTTTCCGCCACACGATGGAGACTGGTTTTGAATCGCTTGAATTCGCCCATATCCCGCCTAGTTTGGATCAGGTTATTGTCGGTACGATCGACCATAGTAAAGTAAGCGGATTGAAATGTGCTTTCCTGCTGGGAGTCAACGAAGGTGTGTGGCCGATGAAGCCGAAGCCTGATGGACTCATCAGTGAGGAGGACAGGGAAGTACTGGCTGTATACGGCTTACAGCTTGCGGCTGGAAGCAAGCGTCAGCTGCTGGATGAGAGCTTTTACATGTATCTTGCATTCACGGCAGCGAGTGAGCGGCTTTGGGTAAGCTATCCGATCAGTGACCAGGAAGGAAAAGCAAAAATGGCTTCCTCGCTCGTACAGCGCATGAAGGACTTATTCGACTGGTGCTGTGACGAGCGCATGCTTCAGGATCCGGAGGACAGCCTGGATACGGCCCGTTTTGTTGCTACCATCGATCAGAGCCGGTCTGCGCTTACGACTCAGCTTGCGCGTAAAATGCGGGGATATCCAGTTCATCCTGTTTGGGATAGCGTACTGAACTGGTTCATCAGCCATGAGGGCGCAGAGGAGCTGACAGGAAGAATACTCCAAAGCCTCTTCTACCGGAACGAAACAGAGGATTTGGCGGAAGAGACGAAGGAGCAGCTTTTCCCGAAAAAAGTAAAAGCAAGTGTATCGCGTTTGGAAACCTACTATCGCTGTTCCTATCAGCATTTTGCTAAGTACAGCCTTGGATTGGAAAACAGACGGACATACAAGCTGGATGCCCCTGATATCGGACAGCTTTTCCATGAAGCATTAAAGCAAATCACGGATTGGGTACAGCTGGAAGGACGGAATTATGCGCAGCTGAATAAGGAAGATGCAACAGGATATGCAAAACGGGCGATGGGCAACCTGGCACCTGTATTGCAAAACCAGATTCTCCATAGCTCCAACCGGTTCAAGTATATCCAGCAAAAGCTTCAGGAAATCATCGCACGTGCTGCCTACACGCTGAGTGAACAGGCGCGGCAAAGCAAGTTCTCCCCAGTCGGGCTTGAGCTTGACTTTGGGGAAAATCAGACATTGCCACCAATTGAGATCACGCTGCCAAATGGCTATGATGTACAGCTGAGAGGACGAATTGACCGCGTCGACAAAGCGATCGATCAGGAGGATCTGTTTCTTCGCATCATCGATTACAAATCAAGCAGCAAAGCGCTGAATCTTACAGAAGTCTACTATGGTCTCGCACTCCAGATGCTCGCTTATCTGGATGTAGTGCTGTCTCATTCAGAACAGTGGCTCGGTCTTAAAGCTACCCCGGCAGGTGTATTGTATTTCCATGTGCATAATCCGCTGATTTCGCAATCGAGCAGATCACATGTGGATATCGAGGACGAGATATTCAAGAAATTCAAGATGCAAGGTATACTGCTGGAGAACGAATCTGTTGCCCGTATGATGGATACATCACTGGAATCAGGAATGAGTAAGATCATTCCCGCTGGTCTGAAAAAAGATGGTGCATTCCGTGCTGGTTCGCAGACAGCTGACCAAGACACTTTCCATGCTTTGCAGCAGCATACTAGATTTCTAATGGAGCAAGCTGGACTGGATATCACGAATGGCGGTGTGCATTTGAATCCATACCGCCATCACGATAGAAGTGCTTGTACATTTTGTGATTTCAAGGCAGTATGCCAATTTGACGCATCACTTGCCGGGAATAAATATCGTGCAATAAAAGATATGAAGGATGAAGATGTATTGAATAGTATCAAAAAGGAGGTGGAACGACATGGTAAAGTGGACTGA
- the lepB gene encoding signal peptidase I: MKKNKRWKFFFLFAGIVLLIFFSRELIFADYRVEGESMEPTLQDGNFLMVNKFMNDADSIQRFDVIVFHATEDEDYVKRVIGMPGDAVEVRNDRLFVNGEYRPEHYLETYKDDVEGQLTYDFTLEDVTGRTTVPEGMLFVMGDNRRDSLDSRSFGFIPIEQVVGKVDAHFWPVSASGLGV, translated from the coding sequence ATGAAAAAGAATAAACGTTGGAAGTTTTTCTTCCTGTTTGCCGGCATCGTGCTTTTGATTTTCTTTTCCAGGGAATTAATCTTTGCGGATTATCGAGTGGAAGGGGAGTCAATGGAGCCGACCTTGCAGGACGGTAACTTCCTGATGGTGAACAAGTTCATGAACGACGCAGATAGTATCCAGCGTTTCGATGTCATCGTCTTTCACGCAACAGAGGATGAGGATTATGTGAAACGGGTCATTGGAATGCCCGGGGATGCAGTGGAAGTAAGAAATGACAGACTGTTCGTAAACGGTGAATACAGACCGGAGCATTATTTGGAAACGTATAAAGATGATGTCGAGGGACAGCTGACATATGATTTTACATTGGAAGACGTTACCGGACGGACGACAGTGCCCGAAGGAATGCTGTTCGTAATGGGTGATAATCGAAGAGACAGCCTTGATAGCCGCTCATTTGGATTCATCCCGATTGAACAAGTTGTCGGGAAGGTGGATGCCCACTTTTGGCCGGTGTCCGCATCTGGACTTGGAGTTTAG
- a CDS encoding competence protein ComK, producing the protein MQQIEQNPTMAELTPLTMAVLPKLLENGQPGCEVIESEDSFTFRTSPSRFIDLACKFYGSSLKGRQAGVKDICGITHKAPISIDPVSGMYFFPTSSPLSHACSWISHSHIKRIEAAPHQRTTLIFKNGRTLILDVSYGSMMNQVQRTAQYRFLLDKRIRHLWKYGGDQIAEPFV; encoded by the coding sequence ATGCAGCAGATAGAACAAAATCCAACCATGGCAGAACTCACGCCGCTTACGATGGCTGTACTGCCGAAACTCCTCGAAAACGGTCAGCCAGGCTGTGAGGTTATCGAGTCAGAAGATAGTTTTACCTTTCGCACCTCTCCGAGCAGATTCATCGATTTGGCCTGCAAGTTTTATGGAAGCAGCTTGAAAGGTAGACAGGCAGGTGTGAAGGATATCTGCGGAATCACGCATAAGGCCCCGATATCGATAGACCCTGTCAGCGGCATGTATTTCTTTCCCACCTCTTCACCGCTCTCCCATGCATGCTCCTGGATCTCTCATTCCCACATCAAGCGGATCGAAGCCGCTCCGCATCAGCGAACAACCCTCATCTTTAAGAATGGCCGTACACTAATCCTTGATGTTTCGTATGGATCCATGATGAACCAGGTCCAGCGTACTGCGCAATACCGATTTCTTCTGGATAAGCGGATCAGGCATTTGTGGAAGTATGGCGGGGATCAGATTGCGGAGCCTTTTGTGTAA
- a CDS encoding DUF6434 domain-containing protein, giving the protein MRPELTRKTNADDFLDYYWLKEELVQFCRESELPVSGSKMEITARIESFLRDGLIEKPKQKQSRRRKKSNEPLSRSTIITEDHRCSQEVRAFFKKEIGEHFHFSTYIQDYFRANIGKTYEDAINAWHKEEYRKQDPAYRKDIAPQFEYNRFIREFFSNPKNKGKTRSQAVEAWNKKKSKPYSHST; this is encoded by the coding sequence GTGAGACCAGAATTGACTCGTAAGACGAATGCAGATGATTTTCTAGATTATTATTGGCTGAAAGAAGAACTTGTCCAATTCTGCCGTGAGAGTGAATTGCCTGTTTCTGGATCAAAAATGGAGATTACAGCAAGAATTGAAAGCTTCCTACGGGATGGTCTCATTGAAAAACCAAAACAGAAACAATCACGCAGGAGAAAGAAATCCAATGAACCGCTCAGCCGTTCTACCATTATTACAGAAGATCATCGCTGCAGCCAGGAAGTACGAGCATTTTTCAAAAAGGAAATTGGAGAGCATTTTCATTTCTCTACTTACATACAAGACTATTTTCGTGCAAACATTGGTAAAACATACGAAGATGCTATTAATGCGTGGCATAAAGAAGAATATCGCAAGCAAGATCCTGCTTACAGGAAAGATATTGCCCCTCAGTTTGAATATAATCGATTTATTCGTGAATTTTTCTCCAATCCTAAAAACAAAGGAAAGACACGCAGCCAAGCTGTCGAAGCGTGGAACAAGAAGAAAAGCAAACCTTATTCCCATAGTACCTGA